The DNA region TCGAGCTGGCCCTGGAGACCATCTCGCCGGTGATCGCCGAGACCATGTCGAAGCTCAGGGCCCTGGCCCAGTGGGTGAACAACCAGAACCTGGACTCCTGCGAGACCGCGCAGGCCCTGGTGGGAGCGGTCTGGTCGAGGAACGACCGGGCCAGCGCCGCGGTCTGCGCGGCGGTGGGGACGCGGCAGGGCATCTTCTCGGACTATGCCGCCGCGCGCCACGGCTGCGGCTCGGACGGCAGGCGGAACTCGACCCTGGCCGCGGCCTCGGGACCCCTCAGGGAACAGGTCCCCGTGAACGTCAACTACGCCTGGCGCGCCGTGCGGGCGTCGAGCTTCCTCGGCTCGGACCGGGACCTGGGCGAGTTCGCCATGTCCATCTCCGGGACCGTGATCGTCACGGCGCCGGTCTCGGACTCGGACCCTTCCGGCCCCCGGGTGCGCGTCCTGGAGCCGCTGGCGCTCGACCGCCGGGTGACCGAGGTCCTGATGGAGGGCGGCGGCGACCTCCCCGTCTACCGTTGCGACACCGCCGCCGACTGCCTCAATCCCACCCTGGGGCGGCTCACCGTGCCCGCGGCGCGCGGCTTCCGGAACCGGGTCGCCGATCTTCTCCGGCGTCTCGTCGATGCCGTTCGCGCGGACACGGCGCCGCCTGCCGACGCCCTGGGGCTGGTGAACCTCACCACCCTCCCGGTCTACCGGGTCGTGAACACCGCGGCCGCCTACCGGGGAGCGGTGGTGGAGCAGGAGGTGGATTCCCTGGCCGAAGCGGTAGCGCTCGACGTGCTGCAGGTCTGGATCTCGGACCTCCACCGGACGGTGAAGGAACGCGCCGGCACCCTGGACATCGCCGACGGCGACCAGTTGGAGCGCTGGCGCGAAGGGCTCAGGCGGAACCGGGCGGCCCTGGCCCGTCACCGCCACGAGGGGCTTCAGCGGTTCAACACCGCTCTGGCCGTGGTCGAGAAGCTGAGGCTCATCGAGACCGAGCTTGCCGGAGCGCTCTCCGCGGACCTCCGCGCCGCCCTCGCCTTCTCCCGCGGCGCCACGGGGTCGCGTTAGCGCGGCCGCCCAGGGAATCCAGCCGTGCACGAACTCTTCACCCTGGGGGGCGGGACCTACCTGGTGGACCTTCTGAACGCGGTGGCCGCCATCACCGGCGGTGGCGCCTTCGTGACGCTGGCCCAGCTTGCAGGGGTCGCCGGTCTCGCCTGGGCTCTGTTCCGCACCGCCTTCGGGGGCTCGTGGAAGGACAACGCCAGGTGGATGCTTCTCTTCATCGCGGTCTGGGGCGCGATGGTCGTTCCCAGGGCCACCGTGCGCGTGGTGGACCGGCTCGACCCGGCGCTGGCGCCCGCGGTGGTGGCCAACGTCCCCATAGGCCTGGCGCTCTTCGCCTCGGTGACGAGCCAGGTGGGCGACGGGCTGACCCGCCTCACCGAGCAGGCCTTCTCCCTTCCGGCCGATCTCACCTACCGCCGCCACGGCCTCATCTTCGGCGCGAGGCTCGCGGCCGAGGCGACCCGCATGGAAGTCACCGACGCGGTGTTCGCCCGGAACCTCCGGGCCTACGCGCGGCAGTGCGTGTTCCACGCCCTCCTCCTGGGCCACATCTCCGCCGACGACCTCCGGGAGAGCACGGACGTCTGGCGGCTCGTCACCGCCGCGGGCTCGCCTTCCGCCGGGGCATCTCCCGCGCGCATGGTCGAATACGCGACCCGCGGCGCTCCCTCAGGCACGGGCGCCACGACCGTGGACCGCCAGATCGTCACCTGCGCCGACGCCGCCACGCGGCTCAACGGGCTCTGGGTGGCCGAGATCGCGAGAGCGTCCGGCATCTTCGGGCAGAGGCTCTTCCCCGGAGCGGCGACGGAGGCTCTGGCCCGGGCCGAGCTCATGGCCGCTCTGCCCGCGGCCCACGACTTCCTCATAGGCGCTTCGAGAACCGCGGCCGAGATCCTGCGCCAGCAGATGGTGTTGAACGCGATCCACGACGCCGGCGAGCAGTGGGCCTCGGAGGCGGGGAACGCCGCCGCACTGAGGGCCTACACCGAGGCCCGGGCCGAGACCCAGACCGTCTCCGCCTACCGGGCCATCGGCCGCCAGGCCGAGACCTGGGTGCCCATGCTCCGCATCGTGTTCGAGTGCCTCTACGTGGGCGCCTTCCCCATGGCGGTGCTGCTCATGCTCACGCCCGCGGGCGGCGCGATCTTCCGGTCCTACTTCTCGGGGCTCGTGTGGCTCCAGAGCTGGGGGCCGCTCTACGCGGTCCTTCACCGGATCTCCATGGGCGAGGCGGCCGAGCGCATGAGCGCCGGAGCCTTGATGCCGGGCGGTGACATAGGCGTGTCGCTCGTGGCCCAGGCGGGGATTCAGGCGGTGGCGTCGGACGTGGCGGTCATGTCGGGCTACCTCTCCATGTCGGTGCCGTTCCTCGCCGCCGCCCTCGCTTACGGCGTAGGCAGGGCCACCGCGCTCGCGACCTCGGTGCTGGCGGTGGGCCAGGAAGCGGCGTCCTCGGCCGCACAGGAAGGAACGACGGGCAACGTCTCGCTCGCCAACACCCAGACGGACACCCACCGCTTCGCAACGGTGGAAGGACACCAAGTCCGCACCTCGCTGCACGCTGACACCGGCCGCTACACGGGCTACGCTCCCGGAGGCGCGGGCTTCACCGTGACCGGGGACGGCACGGTGGTGGTGGACGCCGGTTCCGCCACGAGCCGGATACCGGCTGCGGGGGTGAGGCTCTCGGAGTCCCTTGCGGCGAGCCACGAGAGCCGGGCGGGCGCCGCCCGTGAGCAGGCCCGGTACTGGTCGGCCGAGGTGGCGACCGCGCGCACCGCGGCCGCCACGGACTCGGCGGCCCTGGTGGAGCGGTTTTCCCGCGACGTGAACACGGGCGTGGCCCATTCCAGGGGCGTCACGGAGAGCGAGAGCGAGACGGTCCAGAGCCTGGAATCCCATCTCAAGGGGCTCTCCGAGGCGGGCGGCATCACGAAGGAGCAGGCGGCGGCTCTCACGAGCGAGGCCAGGGCCGGCGGGGGCTTCGACTTCATCGTCAAGTTCGGAGCGGACGGGTCGGTGAGCTGGCGCGGCAATACCTTGAGCCGGGAGGCCTGGAACCGGATGACGGACTACGCCGAGCAGCAGAGCGTGCTCGACGTATGGTCGCGGGCGGCCGAGGCGTCGAGACGCTACTCCACGGCTTCGGGCGAGAGCGAGCTCAGGAGCCTGGAGGAGAGCTTCGGGGCGAACCTCACGAGGATGCGCCGCTACGGCGAGCAGGAGGCGCTGAGCCAACGCCAAGCCGAGAGCTGGAGCCGGCAGGCGGCCGAGGTGCGGAGCCAAGCCCAGT from Deltaproteobacteria bacterium includes:
- a CDS encoding conjugal transfer protein TraG N-terminal domain-containing protein, whose protein sequence is MHELFTLGGGTYLVDLLNAVAAITGGGAFVTLAQLAGVAGLAWALFRTAFGGSWKDNARWMLLFIAVWGAMVVPRATVRVVDRLDPALAPAVVANVPIGLALFASVTSQVGDGLTRLTEQAFSLPADLTYRRHGLIFGARLAAEATRMEVTDAVFARNLRAYARQCVFHALLLGHISADDLRESTDVWRLVTAAGSPSAGASPARMVEYATRGAPSGTGATTVDRQIVTCADAATRLNGLWVAEIARASGIFGQRLFPGAATEALARAELMAALPAAHDFLIGASRTAAEILRQQMVLNAIHDAGEQWASEAGNAAALRAYTEARAETQTVSAYRAIGRQAETWVPMLRIVFECLYVGAFPMAVLLMLTPAGGAIFRSYFSGLVWLQSWGPLYAVLHRISMGEAAERMSAGALMPGGDIGVSLVAQAGIQAVASDVAVMSGYLSMSVPFLAAALAYGVGRATALATSVLAVGQEAASSAAQEGTTGNVSLANTQTDTHRFATVEGHQVRTSLHADTGRYTGYAPGGAGFTVTGDGTVVVDAGSATSRIPAAGVRLSESLAASHESRAGAAREQARYWSAEVATARTAAATDSAALVERFSRDVNTGVAHSRGVTESESETVQSLESHLKGLSEAGGITKEQAAALTSEARAGGGFDFIVKFGADGSVSWRGNTLSREAWNRMTDYAEQQSVLDVWSRAAEASRRYSTASGESELRSLEESFGANLTRMRRYGEQEALSQRQAESWSRQAAEVRSQAQSIDRDLGQPFFNWLSTRAGADGREIGMAGAMRLVQPQTPEDAEELRTHAAAFIAERFPQPKGPDPASAPGLADYERSREGMRESHRSGTTAAWAEWSGWARDAGRGGGKHERGSVGRGAERLRAETDTELDIREAEREARSGAAEELSEKGRAGVAAETGRPFGEHAAEAVPLVGEWLGARLYGTARNVAPDEGGKKEGARGGPMGRDEALGP
- a CDS encoding conjugal transfer protein TraH; amino-acid sequence: ELALETISPVIAETMSKLRALAQWVNNQNLDSCETAQALVGAVWSRNDRASAAVCAAVGTRQGIFSDYAAARHGCGSDGRRNSTLAAASGPLREQVPVNVNYAWRAVRASSFLGSDRDLGEFAMSISGTVIVTAPVSDSDPSGPRVRVLEPLALDRRVTEVLMEGGGDLPVYRCDTAADCLNPTLGRLTVPAARGFRNRVADLLRRLVDAVRADTAPPADALGLVNLTTLPVYRVVNTAAAYRGAVVEQEVDSLAEAVALDVLQVWISDLHRTVKERAGTLDIADGDQLERWREGLRRNRAALARHRHEGLQRFNTALAVVEKLRLIETELAGALSADLRAALAFSRGATGSR